In a single window of the Methylophaga frappieri genome:
- a CDS encoding transaldolase codes for MANLLDQLKQMTIVVADTGDIQAIEKYTPRDATTNPSLITAAAQMPQYQAIVDDTLKAARQSLGASADAKEVATLAFDRLAVSFGLKILEIIPGRVSTEVDARLSYDTEATIAKGREIIAQYEAAGVSKDRILIKIASTWEGIQAAAVLEKENIHCNLTLLFGLHQAIACAENGITLISPFVGRILDWYKKDTGRDSYASHEDPGVLSVTEIYSYYKKFGYNTEVMGASFRNVGEITELAGVDLLTISPALLDELQKTEGTLERKLSPEKAANANIDKISIDKATFDKMHDENRMAAEKLSEGIDGFAKALETLEELLASRLAELES; via the coding sequence ATGGCGAACTTACTTGATCAATTGAAGCAAATGACCATTGTTGTTGCAGACACTGGTGATATTCAAGCCATCGAAAAATATACACCACGTGATGCGACAACCAACCCATCACTCATTACCGCAGCCGCGCAAATGCCACAATATCAGGCTATCGTAGATGATACGTTGAAAGCAGCGCGTCAATCCCTGGGAGCAAGTGCGGATGCCAAAGAAGTCGCTACCCTGGCGTTTGATCGTCTGGCCGTTTCTTTTGGTTTGAAAATTCTGGAAATCATTCCTGGTCGTGTCTCAACTGAAGTTGATGCGCGTCTGTCTTACGATACAGAAGCAACCATCGCCAAAGGGCGTGAAATCATTGCGCAATATGAAGCAGCGGGTGTATCTAAAGATCGTATCCTGATTAAAATCGCGTCAACCTGGGAAGGTATTCAGGCTGCTGCGGTGCTGGAAAAAGAAAACATTCACTGTAATTTGACATTGCTGTTCGGTCTGCACCAGGCAATTGCTTGCGCAGAAAACGGTATCACACTGATTTCACCATTCGTTGGCCGCATTCTTGACTGGTACAAAAAAGATACCGGTCGTGATTCATATGCTTCTCATGAAGATCCAGGTGTACTTTCTGTCACCGAAATCTATAGCTACTACAAAAAGTTTGGCTATAACACTGAAGTCATGGGCGCCAGCTTCCGTAATGTGGGTGAAATCACTGAACTGGCCGGTGTTGACTTGCTGACCATTTCGCCTGCTCTGTTAGATGAGTTGCAAAAAACAGAAGGCACGCTGGAACGTAAACTGTCTCCAGAGAAAGCAGCCAATGCCAACATCGATAAAATCAGTATCGATAAAGCCACTTTCGACAAAATGCATGATGAAAACCGCATGGCGGCAGAGAAATTGTCCGAAGGCATTGATGGTTTTGCTAAGGCGCTGGAAACCTTGGAAGAACTGCTGGCATCACGTCTGGCAGAGCTGGAAAGCTAA